A stretch of DNA from Oncorhynchus masou masou isolate Uvic2021 unplaced genomic scaffold, UVic_Omas_1.1 unplaced_scaffold_3207, whole genome shotgun sequence:
CTTGAAAAAGCCCCATGTAGACAGCCTTGAAAATCTTTTTGATTTTCAGTTTCTGGGGGTAGGCTTGAGTTTGTTCAGGGCCTGAGGTGCCACAGAACTCAGACAGAATCCTCTTTGTGAGAACTCTTGATGTTTCACCAATGTCGGAGGATTCCAGTAATGTGATAGGGGTGATCATTGACAGCAATCTAACAATCAGTAAAAGTACCAAAGAGGTGTAGTCATTGCTAGTGGAGTCAAATAATGCATGTGTATCAGAGTCCATGGCTGATGGAGTTGATGGATGCACAGAGACACTAGACATCTCCAGATCTTTGTTGTCCATCTTGGATTCCACCTCTCCTAAAACTTGAATATCCACAGTTCCACCGTTGTGTGTGCTGCTGCCAGACAGAGATGGTATAGGCAATGAATTGGCACTAGACTGACGGCTAGTGGTCATGAGAGCCGGTCTGTCAGAGTCAAGTGTTCCAGCATCAGTTGGGGACAACCCATTGATTATGTTCATCAACTCTGATAATTCTTCTGAtgaattggaggccacagaacaGGTATCCATGACCTGATTGACCATTATATTGGTGAAAAGGCTCTTTGTGTCACAGTAAACCTGTGAGGAACTAATGGAGATGGCAGAAGAGCTCGGGATAAGCCGACTTGTGTCCTGCAGAGAACCATCAGAGATGATAGTTTGGCAGAAATCGGATCCTTGTGATGGTGGAGGAAGCCAGAAGACAATCTGCTGTAGAGACGTTTTATTGACTCCGTAGCAAAGGAGTACACAAGGTCAGATGGAAACTCCCTGGATTCTTCAGAAGCATTCAATCCTGTCTTCAGCTTCAAAAGAATAGAGTCAGACACGTTCTTGCCAGCTGGCACAAAAAGAGCCTGGGGGTGTTGTGACTCTTTATGAACTCATAAACTTTGTCAGTGAGCTCATGTGAGAAGTTCTGAAGGCCGTCCCTGGGGCTGAGTCTCGCAAGTCTTCTTGTAAAAGAAGTGACATCATCTGCAGTGGCTATGTGTTCCGTATCTTCTCTTGGAATGACCTCCATAACAGTGTCAACTATGGCAGAGATGGTTTGCCTTGTGTAATTTGTTGACCCTTGTGAATGAGTTGAGGAGTCACTCATATCAATGACCGAACTCCTAATGACGGGACAAAATATTTCAACAGGCCACTCATTGGGGACTGGAGTGCCTGGAAGAGAATTTGTAAAATCACTCTGGGACCCTCTGGTCATGGCAGAGGTGATGGACAGGGAGGACTTTGAGGAGGATGGCCGGTATATCTCGTGTCTATCAGTTCTCACCATGTCAACATCCTCCAACATGGAGCCCACGATGGAACGAGTCAAGAGGCCTTTCTCTGAAGTGCTCATCCTCTCTGACATAGACACTCTCCTCTGGATTGTCATCAGAGTCTGACTAATTAAGGCTTTGGAATAATTTACCATGCTGGTCTGGCTGCCTTCATGTACACTGTAAATCATTTGTGTAGAAGTGGCTGTTCTGCATATGGATTCGGCATGTTTGGGGGCCTCAACCACATTGTCTAGGAGGACCGGTTGTTGCTGGGCAAAAAAATCCTTGACCTTGGTGAACACATTGTTGAACAGGTTAACAGTGCCTGGCCAAATGATCTTTCCTTTCACATTGGCCCGTTGTGAACACTGACAGGAAGGGTTGAAGCTGACAGGGATCTCTCTAACTGGCCAGACACTGAAGCATCAGACATTTTAGTCATCTGGGTGAAGATACTAACGTCTTTAGTGATGCTTCTGACGATGTTGGATGCTGCAGAATTGGTGTG
This window harbors:
- the LOC135534254 gene encoding uncharacterized protein LOC135534254, with amino-acid sequence MVNQVMDTCSVASNSSEELSELMNIINGLSPTDAGTLDSDRPALMTTSRQSSANSLPIPSLSGSSTHNGGTVDIQVLGEVESKMDNKDLEMSSVSVHPSTPSAMDSDTHALFDSTSNDYTSLVLLLIVRLLSMITPITLLESSDIGETSRVLTKRILSEFCGTSGPEQTQAYPQKLKIKKIFKAVYMGLFQEFGSEKMLQVAMKSTDYAFDDALVKSLTRELLTKCNEASSSPPSMTQLSSRNELGSDEVGYSGLPTTGRKEKKRGRFSALCGLNPKCTKKDNNKNHCTQTPSQNQTPAVSETAGIKPMTLGVASAMLYRLSHTGPSVTMKIAS